In Psychrobacter immobilis, a single genomic region encodes these proteins:
- a CDS encoding NUDIX hydrolase: MRYCLQCGHEAERKIPATDNIPRLVCPNCHYIHYENPKVICGSLVVHKHRVLLCRRAIEPQYGLWTLPAGFMENGETMAEGAARESFEEAEAVVINPHLYCLYDIPDIGQIYSIYITELKDGAYGIGSESLDCALFTEEDIPWDKLAFEAVRRTLKSYFADRKQYDNHENFPIHQDIIGKDQAIKRY; the protein is encoded by the coding sequence ATGCGCTATTGTTTACAATGCGGTCATGAAGCAGAACGTAAAATACCAGCCACTGATAATATCCCACGCTTGGTATGCCCCAATTGCCACTATATTCACTATGAAAATCCAAAAGTGATTTGTGGCTCACTCGTTGTGCATAAGCATCGGGTACTGCTATGTCGCCGCGCGATCGAGCCACAGTATGGCTTATGGACACTACCAGCTGGCTTTATGGAAAATGGCGAAACCATGGCAGAAGGGGCCGCTCGTGAAAGCTTTGAAGAAGCCGAAGCGGTCGTCATCAATCCGCATTTATATTGCTTATATGATATTCCTGATATCGGGCAAATCTATAGCATCTATATCACTGAGTTAAAAGACGGTGCTTATGGCATCGGCTCTGAAAGTCTTGATTGTGCGTTATTTACCGAAGAAGACATTCCATGGGACAAACTTGCCTTTGAAGCGGTACGTCGCACCCTAAAAAGCTACTTTGCTGACCGCAAGCAATACGATAACCATGAAAACTTCCCTATTCATCAGGATATCATCGGTAAAGACCAAGCGATCAAGCGCTACTAG
- a CDS encoding DUF2799 domain-containing protein, with product MRQFVLRPSLSLALLGSIVLLSSCATLSKQECLVGNWQAIGYNDGVAGYPSDRLASHAKACAKASVAPNYLAWERGRQLGLKQYCTTSNAYNVGRRGRQLNNVCPLTLANTLQTANQKGLDYYALESQLDKDKRLIETYQEEFDKLESGAMLNFANEKEARARLLSLADELRKAKRRMNTTQRQLEALNQSNSY from the coding sequence ATGCGACAGTTTGTACTGCGGCCTTCATTAAGCTTGGCGCTCCTTGGTAGCATTGTTTTACTATCAAGCTGTGCCACGCTCTCTAAGCAGGAGTGCCTTGTTGGTAACTGGCAGGCTATTGGCTACAACGATGGCGTGGCAGGTTACCCATCAGATCGCCTTGCATCACATGCCAAAGCCTGTGCCAAGGCCAGTGTTGCCCCCAACTATCTGGCATGGGAGCGCGGTCGCCAGCTGGGGCTTAAGCAATACTGCACGACCAGTAATGCTTACAATGTCGGTCGGCGCGGACGTCAGCTCAATAATGTCTGCCCCTTAACCTTGGCGAATACACTACAAACTGCTAATCAAAAAGGCTTAGACTATTACGCATTAGAAAGTCAGTTAGACAAAGACAAGCGCCTCATAGAAACCTACCAAGAAGAATTTGATAAGCTAGAAAGTGGGGCGATGTTAAACTTTGCTAATGAAAAAGAAGCACGCGCGCGCCTACTGTCATTAGCCGACGAGCTGCGTAAAGCCAAGCGCCGTATGAACACCACGCAAAGACAATTAGAAGCTCTAAACCAGTCAAATAGCTATTAA
- a CDS encoding TSUP family transporter, producing the protein MDLSLSLEVILMLTAVAALAGFIDAIAGGGGLLTIPAMLLANIPPVLTLGTNKLQAASGALAASITMIRKGVVKPQRIKVAIVGAFIGSVLGTIAVQMSPPDLLETLIPFLIAAIGIYTLFAPRLGEVEAAPRISEGKWQKVVAPLIGFYDGYIGPGTGMFFALGNVALRGRQIIEATGAAKVLNLSTNIGSLIFFILGGNVLWKVGLAMMVGQTIGAYFGSHMVVKGGSKLIRPMIVVVCLAMVTKYVFG; encoded by the coding sequence ATGGACTTATCGCTTTCGTTAGAGGTTATATTAATGCTTACCGCTGTGGCAGCGTTGGCAGGCTTTATTGATGCTATCGCTGGTGGTGGCGGTTTATTGACCATCCCTGCCATGTTACTTGCCAATATCCCACCAGTGCTAACGCTTGGTACCAATAAGCTACAAGCCGCCTCAGGTGCGCTAGCAGCCTCTATTACGATGATTAGAAAAGGGGTGGTCAAACCGCAACGTATCAAAGTAGCTATCGTTGGCGCTTTTATCGGTTCTGTTCTCGGCACTATCGCTGTACAGATGTCGCCGCCGGATCTGCTTGAGACACTGATTCCGTTTTTGATTGCGGCTATCGGGATTTATACCTTGTTTGCGCCTCGACTTGGCGAAGTAGAAGCTGCGCCGCGTATCTCAGAAGGCAAATGGCAAAAAGTGGTTGCACCATTAATTGGTTTTTATGATGGCTATATTGGACCAGGCACAGGGATGTTTTTTGCGCTCGGCAACGTGGCGTTGCGTGGTCGGCAAATTATCGAAGCGACAGGGGCGGCAAAGGTATTGAATTTATCGACCAATATTGGTTCGTTAATATTCTTTATTTTGGGCGGTAATGTGTTGTGGAAAGTAGGGCTTGCCATGATGGTAGGACAAACGATAGGCGCGTATTTTGGCTCTCATATGGTGGTCAAGGGCGGTAGTAAGCTGATTCGTCCAATGATTGTAGTGGTATGCTTGGCGATGGTAACCAAATACGTTTTTGGTTGA
- the nhaA gene encoding Na+/H+ antiporter NhaA: MAIRRIKAFFEFEAAGGIVLALAAIAAMIIANSPLNVWYEGFIHAPVAIQIGEFAIAKDAHHWINDGLMAIFFFLVGLELKREVLIGELSNVKQIILPAGAALGGMIMPAIVYLLFNYNEPEFWKGWAIPAATDIAFALGILSLLGNRVPNSLKVFLVSIAIFDDIGAILIIALFYTSDLSLESLAVAGLCLPFLYLLNRRNVTSITPYLLIGVIMWIAVLKSGIHATLAGVVLALFIPMFDRTDPEHSPLEELEHDLHNTVAFGILPLFAFANSGISLKGAGFAELFHSVPLGIAAGLFIGKQIGVMVMCWLIFKLGISTMPRGMNYKQIYGAALLCGVGFTMSLFIGGLAFAGETALFDERLGIIMGSIVSGIAGYLMLKVSLKDNVSGTSVDLTRPH; encoded by the coding sequence ATGGCAATACGCAGGATTAAAGCATTTTTTGAATTTGAGGCAGCGGGCGGTATCGTCCTAGCATTGGCTGCCATTGCTGCAATGATTATTGCCAACTCCCCTCTTAATGTGTGGTATGAGGGCTTTATTCACGCACCCGTTGCCATTCAAATCGGTGAGTTTGCTATTGCTAAAGACGCTCATCACTGGATCAATGACGGTTTGATGGCGATTTTCTTTTTTTTAGTGGGACTTGAGCTAAAGCGTGAAGTGTTGATCGGTGAGCTGTCTAACGTTAAGCAAATCATCCTGCCAGCTGGTGCGGCGCTCGGTGGCATGATTATGCCAGCGATTGTCTATCTACTCTTTAACTATAACGAGCCTGAGTTTTGGAAAGGATGGGCGATTCCAGCCGCGACCGATATTGCTTTTGCCCTAGGTATTTTGAGCTTATTAGGCAACCGCGTTCCCAACTCTTTAAAAGTATTTTTAGTATCAATTGCTATTTTTGATGATATTGGCGCCATTTTAATCATCGCTTTATTCTATACCAGTGATTTGTCATTAGAGTCATTGGCAGTGGCAGGTCTATGTCTACCCTTCTTATATCTTCTTAATCGTCGCAACGTCACTAGCATCACGCCTTATCTGCTGATCGGTGTGATCATGTGGATTGCGGTACTCAAATCTGGCATCCATGCCACCTTGGCTGGCGTGGTCTTAGCACTATTTATTCCTATGTTTGACCGTACTGATCCTGAGCACTCACCACTAGAAGAGCTAGAGCACGATTTACATAACACCGTTGCCTTCGGTATCTTGCCATTATTCGCATTTGCCAACTCAGGCATATCCCTCAAAGGTGCAGGCTTCGCTGAGCTGTTCCATTCAGTACCGCTTGGTATTGCGGCCGGTCTATTCATCGGTAAGCAAATTGGTGTAATGGTTATGTGCTGGTTAATCTTTAAGCTTGGTATCTCAACCATGCCAAGGGGCATGAATTATAAGCAGATTTACGGTGCAGCCTTACTCTGTGGTGTTGGTTTTACCATGAGTCTGTTCATCGGCGGTCTGGCATTTGCTGGTGAAACAGCCTTATTTGATGAGCGCTTAGGTATTATTATGGGCTCAATCGTCTCTGGTATCGCAGGTTATCTCATGCTCAAAGTCAGCTTGAAAGACAATGTAAGCGGCACCTCAGTCGATCTGACTCGCCCTCATTAA
- a CDS encoding oxygenase MpaB family protein, which yields MDSINITDKQTADTLNHQQSSIKPYQRHGRTTAIDDHSDLQVLKRIKRYLLPKDFVISQDLLNEIVAGYDIGDSLADTLAADGIRFAKPLQQFIISDSSKFDANLTNNPAFNALTEQFSSHPTWFDPKLAQIGAVAYRRYPLMLIWLLRNVALMAGYSIPALSLPLIQTGALMHDALPRLMRTYAYILAVSEHPPLHKPNTNAHNQRQSIEQVLAIGSEGWRQSIKVRQIHTLVRQNLLKGKGNAAKGVIPDADQHHNSDGSWNTDYWGLPINQTDMIATHLQFSLLIMRGLRLLGARISTEEAAGILHLWNLASYWVGVDLDRLPKDETACWEWLYTYLSIQQLDFKMGQPLAKALHDLPRQLMGEDNRRGRFVEMVNASVTRTLVGDDIGDGLDLPKSKIRFGVLSSVPILFALDTARQHNQSVAEKLEAFRAKRQDNMNWWLKKNDEYYK from the coding sequence ATGGATTCAATCAACATAACTGATAAACAGACGGCTGATACTTTGAATCACCAACAATCCTCAATAAAACCTTATCAGCGTCACGGACGGACGACCGCGATTGATGACCATAGCGACTTGCAAGTCTTAAAGCGCATCAAGCGTTATTTATTGCCAAAAGACTTCGTTATCTCGCAAGATTTATTAAATGAAATAGTCGCAGGCTACGATATTGGCGATTCACTGGCAGATACATTGGCCGCTGACGGCATTCGTTTTGCAAAGCCCCTACAGCAATTTATTATCAGCGATAGCAGTAAATTCGATGCTAATCTCACAAATAACCCTGCATTTAACGCCTTAACCGAGCAATTTAGCAGTCATCCTACTTGGTTCGATCCCAAGCTTGCCCAAATCGGTGCGGTTGCCTATCGACGCTATCCTCTGATGCTGATTTGGCTACTACGTAATGTTGCCCTGATGGCAGGCTACAGCATTCCTGCCCTCTCCCTGCCGCTCATTCAGACAGGCGCATTGATGCACGATGCCCTGCCGCGCCTGATGCGTACTTACGCTTATATCCTAGCCGTCTCTGAACATCCCCCATTACATAAGCCGAATACAAACGCCCATAATCAACGTCAGTCTATCGAGCAAGTATTGGCGATTGGCTCAGAAGGTTGGCGGCAATCAATCAAAGTGCGGCAAATTCATACCTTAGTACGGCAAAACTTGCTCAAAGGTAAAGGCAATGCTGCTAAAGGCGTCATACCAGATGCCGACCAACATCACAACTCAGATGGCAGCTGGAATACTGATTATTGGGGTCTTCCTATCAATCAAACCGATATGATTGCTACTCATTTGCAGTTTTCATTGTTGATTATGCGCGGGTTACGGCTGCTTGGCGCACGCATCAGCACTGAAGAAGCGGCAGGTATTCTGCATCTATGGAATCTTGCCAGTTATTGGGTGGGGGTTGACTTAGATCGCCTGCCAAAAGATGAAACTGCCTGTTGGGAATGGCTCTATACCTATTTATCAATTCAGCAACTTGATTTTAAAATGGGGCAACCATTAGCCAAGGCGCTGCATGATTTGCCGCGTCAGCTGATGGGCGAAGACAATCGGCGGGGGCGTTTCGTTGAGATGGTCAATGCTAGCGTGACCCGTACTTTGGTCGGCGATGATATCGGCGATGGGCTGGATTTGCCAAAATCAAAAATCCGCTTTGGTGTCTTATCGTCAGTGCCGATTCTCTTTGCGCTCGATACGGCACGCCAACACAATCAAAGTGTGGCTGAAAAATTAGAAGCCTTCCGCGCCAAACGCCAAGATAATATGAACTGGTGGCTAAAGAAAAACGACGAATATTATAAGTAA
- a CDS encoding NUDIX hydrolase encodes MLLPPQSLRFDEFSVAVPDFIRYPTIRTLAERVQHETLNAVTSPALYDANTSRSTRILDSLYQTPIADASVLVAITHERHPKLLLTRRAAHMNSHAGEVSCVGGKHDAGDGNNVITALREACEETALQPNKVQLIGQLPIQTSKSGMSVRPIVALIAPDLLLVPELGEISRIFWADFETLLTQPTVEYAVEYAMQDKIATILTPSWQVDGETVWGLTGRVIASLLETGFDRQLEWYYRIQNTRN; translated from the coding sequence ATGTTACTTCCCCCGCAGTCGCTACGTTTTGATGAATTTTCAGTCGCTGTGCCGGACTTTATTCGTTATCCCACCATTAGAACGTTGGCGGAACGGGTGCAGCATGAGACCTTAAATGCCGTTACCAGTCCTGCGCTGTATGATGCTAACACTTCTCGTAGCACTCGCATTCTAGATAGCTTGTATCAAACACCCATTGCCGATGCCTCGGTATTGGTTGCCATTACTCATGAACGCCATCCAAAACTGCTACTGACACGCCGCGCTGCGCACATGAACAGCCATGCTGGCGAGGTCTCTTGCGTTGGTGGTAAACATGACGCAGGCGACGGTAATAATGTCATCACCGCTTTGCGTGAAGCCTGTGAAGAGACGGCACTACAACCTAATAAAGTCCAGCTAATTGGTCAATTGCCCATTCAAACCTCTAAAAGTGGTATGAGTGTGCGTCCTATTGTGGCGCTGATTGCGCCCGATTTATTATTAGTCCCTGAGCTTGGCGAAATTTCGCGCATTTTTTGGGCAGATTTTGAAACCTTGCTGACTCAGCCTACTGTCGAGTATGCGGTAGAATATGCAATGCAAGATAAGATCGCGACCATTCTCACACCTAGCTGGCAAGTGGATGGTGAAACGGTTTGGGGTCTGACAGGACGAGTCATTGCCAGTTTGTTAGAAACAGGCTTTGATCGCCAGCTTGAATGGTATTATCGCATCCAAAATACGCGAAATTAA
- a CDS encoding dicarboxylate/amino acid:cation symporter, producing MWKNMGLTGKIIVAMVLGIILGLFINYSGLNAEGGFIHTYITNGFLAIVGKLFVNSLKMLVVPLVLISLICGVCGIGDIRLLGRIGTKTFLIYMMTTALAIATAIGLGVLFGIGKGMNIETEAAFEAASAPPLLDVFSNIIPSNPISAMANGDMLSIIFFAILIGVSILMVGKPAKGLVQSLELINEVILKMVTIIMNLAPYGVFALLTKAMAELGLDLIWSLLGYVAVLVGSLAFHFFVTMMIVLKVSSGLSIKTFLAKMREVQIFAFSTSSSNATIPITLRTVTKRMGVNNSVASFTVPFGATINMDGTAIMQGTATIFIANIYGIDLGVTEYLTVILMSVLASVGTAGVPGVGLIMLSMVFAQVGLPIEGIGLILGVDRILDMLRTAVNVGGDAAVTAIVAKSEGKMDLAIYNDPNAGAKDVFDGHIDEDNEREFSEVFSDGIMGSEYDDIDRRR from the coding sequence ATGTGGAAAAATATGGGACTGACCGGCAAGATTATTGTCGCTATGGTACTCGGTATCATACTGGGATTGTTTATAAACTATTCAGGACTGAACGCTGAAGGCGGTTTCATTCATACGTACATTACCAATGGCTTCCTCGCCATTGTCGGCAAGCTATTTGTCAACTCGTTAAAAATGCTAGTCGTGCCTTTGGTGTTGATCTCACTGATTTGCGGTGTTTGCGGTATTGGGGATATTCGTTTGCTTGGTCGCATCGGCACCAAGACATTTCTTATTTATATGATGACAACAGCTCTGGCTATCGCAACAGCGATTGGGCTTGGCGTGCTATTTGGTATCGGTAAAGGCATGAATATCGAAACCGAAGCGGCATTTGAAGCAGCATCAGCACCGCCACTGCTTGATGTGTTCTCTAATATTATCCCATCAAACCCCATCAGCGCGATGGCAAATGGTGATATGTTATCGATTATTTTCTTTGCTATTTTGATCGGTGTTAGTATCTTGATGGTGGGTAAACCTGCCAAAGGCTTAGTGCAGAGCTTAGAATTAATCAATGAAGTCATCTTAAAAATGGTGACCATCATTATGAATCTTGCACCTTATGGTGTATTTGCGCTATTGACCAAAGCAATGGCAGAGCTGGGTTTAGACTTGATTTGGTCACTGCTGGGTTATGTGGCGGTATTGGTCGGCTCATTGGCATTCCATTTCTTTGTCACTATGATGATTGTACTCAAAGTCTCTTCAGGCTTATCCATCAAAACCTTTTTGGCAAAAATGCGTGAAGTTCAGATTTTTGCTTTTAGTACGTCAAGCTCGAACGCGACGATTCCCATTACCTTGCGTACGGTCACCAAGCGCATGGGCGTTAATAACTCAGTTGCTTCGTTTACGGTGCCTTTTGGTGCGACCATCAACATGGATGGTACCGCCATCATGCAAGGTACTGCGACCATCTTCATTGCCAATATCTATGGTATTGACTTGGGCGTGACTGAGTATCTAACTGTCATTCTAATGTCCGTTTTGGCTTCCGTCGGTACTGCTGGTGTACCGGGTGTTGGTCTGATTATGCTATCAATGGTATTTGCCCAAGTCGGTCTACCTATCGAAGGCATCGGTCTTATCTTAGGCGTGGATCGTATCCTCGATATGTTACGTACCGCAGTGAACGTCGGTGGCGATGCTGCTGTGACGGCTATTGTGGCAAAATCAGAAGGCAAAATGGATTTGGCTATTTATAACGATCCTAACGCTGGTGCAAAAGACGTGTTTGATGGTCACATTGATGAAGACAATGAGCGTGAATTCTCTGAAGTCTTTAGTGATGGGATCATGGGCAGTGAGTACGATGATATCGATCGTCGCCGCTAG
- a CDS encoding serine hydrolase domain-containing protein encodes MLTLLQRSLPLLPLTIAMTLTSISISITSHAEDARLTAKQSDPQTLGWMQGFPPPADKLITQPSSNFFSFPKLRWTVCHIRELMPTTDVSRGIGAPSTLNYELDKNIDAITFTPTNSKRPMTWKQSLDANYTDGIMVMHHGKVVYERQNGCLNKLGNHAAMSMTKSMTGLLAEILVTEGKLDDKALVASIIPELKNSGFGDATVRQVMDMTTALDYSEDYADPNADIWQYSEAASPLPKPKGYSGPNGYFEYLQTVKKKGQHGAEFNYRTINSDALGWIISRTTGKAVNDLLSERIWQKIGAEQSAYMTVDAKGTPFAGGGISAGLHDMARIGSLMLNKGEINGERLFPAAVVDNIEAGGDKNAFAKAGYKQLTNGSYKSMWWLFNNPTPIYAARGVHGQTIYVDPAADMVIVRFASYPDASNSKIDPTSLPAYKALANYLIKK; translated from the coding sequence ATGCTGACTTTATTGCAACGCTCTTTACCTCTATTACCGCTGACCATCGCCATGACCCTAACCAGTATAAGTATAAGTATCACCAGCCATGCGGAAGATGCACGGTTAACCGCCAAACAATCCGACCCACAAACGCTTGGCTGGATGCAAGGTTTTCCGCCGCCTGCCGATAAACTGATTACTCAACCTTCCTCTAATTTTTTTAGTTTTCCCAAGCTGCGTTGGACGGTCTGTCATATCCGTGAGTTGATGCCCACCACTGACGTCAGTCGCGGTATCGGCGCACCCTCCACGCTCAACTACGAGTTAGATAAAAACATTGATGCCATCACCTTTACGCCCACTAATAGTAAGCGCCCGATGACGTGGAAGCAGTCACTGGATGCCAATTATACTGACGGCATTATGGTCATGCACCATGGCAAGGTAGTGTACGAGCGCCAAAACGGCTGCCTCAATAAGCTTGGCAATCATGCGGCGATGTCGATGACCAAATCCATGACTGGGCTGCTAGCAGAAATCCTTGTCACCGAAGGTAAGCTTGACGATAAGGCATTAGTCGCATCTATCATTCCAGAGCTCAAAAACAGTGGCTTTGGGGATGCAACCGTCCGCCAAGTGATGGATATGACCACCGCCCTCGATTATAGCGAAGACTATGCTGACCCTAATGCCGATATCTGGCAGTATTCAGAAGCAGCAAGCCCACTACCGAAACCAAAAGGCTATAGCGGACCTAATGGTTATTTTGAGTATCTGCAAACGGTGAAGAAAAAGGGTCAACATGGGGCAGAATTTAACTATCGCACCATTAATAGTGATGCGCTTGGCTGGATTATCTCGCGTACCACTGGCAAAGCGGTCAATGATTTACTCTCGGAACGCATCTGGCAAAAAATCGGTGCTGAACAAAGCGCCTATATGACGGTCGATGCTAAAGGTACGCCATTTGCTGGCGGCGGTATCAGCGCAGGCTTGCATGACATGGCACGTATTGGTAGCTTAATGCTCAATAAAGGCGAGATTAATGGCGAACGTTTATTCCCAGCGGCGGTCGTTGATAATATCGAAGCCGGCGGTGATAAAAACGCTTTTGCAAAAGCGGGCTATAAACAGCTAACCAACGGCAGCTACAAAAGCATGTGGTGGTTATTTAATAATCCCACGCCTATCTATGCGGCACGCGGCGTCCACGGTCAAACCATTTATGTCGATCCCGCAGCCGATATGGTTATCGTGCGTTTTGCGTCATACCCAGATGCCAGTAATAGCAAGATTGACCCAACTTCACTACCCGCTTATAAAGCGCTGGCAAATTATTTAATTAAAAAGTAA
- a CDS encoding insulinase family protein — protein MTDTLSTTDLTLHPAFELIEHRHIEALSMDVLISQHVKTGAMHYHLAHPSDENAFLVGFRTQPMDSKGEAHILEHVALCGSEKFPVRDPFFSMIKRSLNTFMNAMTAADWTAYPYATQNKNDYFNLLAVYLDASFFPNIHPLDFAQEGIRVELDENDKPQFKGIVFNEMKGAMSGEIDQLYHTVAHHLFPTTTYHYNSGGDPADIPDLTHHELVEFHQSHYHPSNSVIMSFGNIPVAETQAKIHEDALIQFEAGKKHVSRPEQRLSAPISAVDTYTADEAGPDQTHHVVAWLLPSINDPKQRLALRLLEGVLVEHAGSPLRAYLDSHPLGKAPSPLLGLDDSHYEMVFYTGLRGSNPEHAEAVEQGIIDLLKEVASKPIDDETIETILHQIEIDQRHIGGDSMPYGLNLMLEGFSTAIHDGNPIDVWEVDEHLQWLREQVKDAQWLPNLIKTHLLDNQHRVRVTMTPDSEKTARLTAAEQTRLDTIAMDLTADDKAILKQQALDLAARQAAPDDLSLLPKVGLEDVPTDISFKQGTQKQVNLSGQDSTLFEYEAGTNGLYYYQVIVPLTDAIVNQDTSELPVNEVINHPLLPIYLSLLSELGTDSLSAHEMQAKQAAHSSGVTARISQRTNIDDSQAISSYFVVATRALNRKPEAIDLLKEVMEHSVFSEHDRIKEILQQRQAGWQSNLAGSGHSYAMQTASRGMSRQAQLEYVRSGLPALNALKDFLAHASTDDAQWDKLATSLMDLHQRLISLPKHAVIICEAEQTERLSNLIVDSWKDSQAPKIAEKITNSDASIEDNIPSEFAELQLDAALNGEKDAVKALESGVALDVEDLAWLVPTNVYHNASAYTVPAADHPDTAALMVLAPYLRNGYLHSAIRERGGAYGGGAGYDANACAFKFFSYRDPQCAETFAHFDASIEWLLNEPQTDEQLEEAILGIISGMDKPGSPAGEAIKACFADLHNRGADWQRKMRASILAVTIDDIQRVAKQYLQGKDHVRAVLAPYDKEAVVKELGFKVCKIKS, from the coding sequence AAATTCCCTGTACGTGACCCGTTTTTCTCAATGATTAAACGCTCATTAAATACTTTTATGAATGCGATGACTGCTGCCGATTGGACGGCGTATCCGTATGCCACGCAAAATAAGAACGATTATTTTAATTTGCTTGCCGTTTATCTTGATGCGTCATTTTTCCCCAATATTCACCCGCTTGATTTTGCCCAAGAAGGCATTCGTGTCGAGTTAGACGAAAATGATAAGCCGCAGTTTAAAGGTATCGTCTTTAATGAGATGAAAGGCGCGATGAGTGGTGAGATTGACCAGCTCTATCATACGGTCGCCCATCATTTGTTCCCAACGACGACCTATCATTATAATTCGGGCGGCGATCCTGCTGATATTCCTGACTTGACCCATCATGAGCTGGTTGAATTTCATCAAAGCCATTATCACCCATCAAACAGTGTGATTATGAGCTTTGGTAATATTCCAGTCGCTGAGACGCAAGCGAAAATCCATGAAGATGCCTTGATTCAATTTGAAGCCGGCAAAAAACACGTCTCGCGTCCAGAACAGCGTCTGTCTGCACCGATTAGCGCGGTCGATACTTATACCGCTGACGAAGCCGGTCCTGACCAAACCCATCATGTGGTGGCGTGGTTATTGCCATCAATTAACGATCCAAAACAGCGTTTAGCACTGCGTCTATTAGAAGGTGTTTTGGTTGAGCATGCTGGTTCGCCATTGCGTGCCTATTTGGATAGCCATCCACTTGGTAAAGCGCCAAGTCCGCTATTGGGACTCGACGACAGTCATTATGAAATGGTCTTTTATACCGGTCTGCGCGGTTCAAACCCTGAGCATGCCGAAGCGGTAGAGCAGGGGATTATTGATTTGCTTAAAGAGGTCGCGAGCAAGCCGATTGATGATGAAACCATTGAAACTATATTGCACCAAATCGAGATTGATCAGCGCCATATCGGCGGTGATAGCATGCCGTATGGTTTGAATCTCATGCTAGAAGGCTTTAGCACGGCGATTCATGATGGCAACCCTATCGACGTCTGGGAAGTTGACGAGCATTTGCAGTGGCTACGTGAGCAAGTAAAAGATGCGCAGTGGTTACCGAATTTAATCAAGACTCATTTACTCGATAATCAGCATCGTGTCCGTGTCACTATGACGCCTGACAGCGAAAAAACTGCCCGCCTTACAGCAGCTGAGCAAACCCGTCTTGATACCATTGCGATGGATTTGACCGCTGATGATAAAGCTATCTTAAAACAACAGGCTTTAGATTTGGCAGCGCGCCAAGCAGCACCTGATGATTTAAGCCTATTGCCAAAAGTTGGCTTAGAAGATGTCCCGACCGATATCAGCTTTAAACAAGGCACACAAAAACAAGTAAATTTAAGCGGGCAAGACAGCACCTTATTTGAATATGAAGCCGGTACCAATGGCTTATACTATTATCAAGTGATTGTGCCGTTGACCGATGCGATTGTTAATCAGGACACCAGCGAGCTACCCGTTAATGAGGTAATCAATCATCCATTGTTGCCTATTTACCTGAGTTTATTGTCAGAACTGGGCACGGATTCGCTAAGCGCTCATGAAATGCAAGCCAAGCAAGCGGCGCATTCATCAGGGGTGACGGCACGTATCAGTCAGCGCACCAATATCGATGACAGCCAAGCGATTAGCAGCTATTTTGTTGTGGCAACGCGCGCGTTGAATCGCAAGCCTGAGGCCATTGACTTGCTAAAAGAAGTCATGGAGCACAGCGTCTTTAGTGAGCATGACCGTATTAAAGAGATTTTGCAGCAGCGTCAAGCAGGTTGGCAATCAAACCTTGCCGGTTCAGGGCATTCTTATGCGATGCAAACCGCCAGTCGCGGCATGAGTCGCCAAGCACAGTTAGAATATGTGCGCAGCGGTCTGCCAGCACTAAACGCGCTAAAAGACTTCTTAGCCCATGCCAGTACGGATGATGCGCAGTGGGATAAATTGGCAACCAGTCTGATGGATTTACATCAGCGTTTAATCAGCTTGCCTAAGCATGCGGTTATTATCTGTGAAGCCGAGCAAACCGAACGTTTGAGCAACTTAATCGTTGATAGCTGGAAAGACAGCCAAGCGCCAAAAATTGCTGAAAAAATCACAAACTCTGATGCGAGTATTGAAGACAATATCCCAAGCGAGTTTGCCGAGCTGCAACTTGATGCGGCGTTAAATGGCGAGAAAGACGCGGTCAAAGCACTAGAAAGTGGTGTGGCGCTCGATGTTGAAGATTTGGCGTGGCTAGTTCCGACCAACGTCTATCATAATGCTAGCGCATATACCGTGCCAGCAGCCGACCATCCTGATACCGCTGCCTTGATGGTATTAGCGCCTTATCTGCGTAATGGTTACTTGCATAGTGCTATCCGTGAGCGCGGCGGTGCTTATGGTGGCGGTGCAGGCTACGATGCCAATGCTTGCGCCTTTAAGTTCTTTAGCTACCGTGATCCGCAGTGTGCTGAAACCTTTGCGCATTTTGATGCCAGTATCGAATGGTTATTAAATGAGCCGCAAACCGATGAGCAGTTGGAAGAAGCCATCTTAGGCATTATCTCAGGTATGGATAAACCAGGCTCTCCAGCAGGCGAAGCTATCAAAGCTTGTTTTGCTGATTTGCATAATCGCGGTGCAGACTGGCAACGTAAAATGCGCGCATCAATATTAGCCGTCACTATCGATGACATACAACGTGTGGCTAAGCAATATTTGCAAGGAAAGGATCATGTTCGTGCAGTATTAGCACCTTATGATAAAGAGGCAGTGGTTAAAGAGCTTGGCTTTAAGGTTTGTAAGATTAAAAGCTAG